Proteins encoded together in one Ciona intestinalis chromosome 1, KH, whole genome shotgun sequence window:
- the LOC100182203 gene encoding high mobility group protein 20A, with translation MLRASPSMEKEDAGESTARKRGWPKGKKRKKFVKDENAPKKPLSGYVRFMNSRRDQVLQENRSLSFADITKLLGEEWTNMSLSEKSIYLDIAEKEKEKYWKEVEAYQRTDAYKVFVKKVNEEKQAQKQAASNSSSKALSETEKPKVNNVSSSIPIFTNEFLEHNKAKETELHQLNKNNTELEQQNAILETHATNLRNAITKLDDETKSLSNKNEDVQENLNKLRKHLVNTFSTGVPATLGTPNMENIDDYISDVCGFLQRSLYNDNETAASIHKVMSNLDPGILELISTVSK, from the coding sequence ATGCTGAGAGCTTCACCGAGTATGGAGAAAGAAGACGCTGGAGAAAGCACAGCGAGAAAACGAGGCTGGCCTAAGGGTAAGAAGCgtaaaaagtttgtaaaagaTGAAAATGCACCAAAGAAACCACTTTCTGGGTACGTTCGGTTTATGAATAGTCGAAGAGATCAGGTCCTGCAGGAAAATCGGAGCCTCAGTTTTGCGGATATTACTAAGTTGCTTGGAGAAGAGTGGACTAACATGTCACTAAGCGAAAAGAGCATTTATCTGGATATTGCTGagaaagaaaaagagaaatattGGAAAGAAGTTGAGGCGTATCAACGCACTGACGCTTATAAGGTGTTTGTTAAGAAAGTTAATGAAGAAAAACAAGCACAAAAACAAGCTGCTTCTAACAGTAGCTCAAAAGCGCTAAGTGAAACAGAAAAACCGAAAGTAAATAATGTTTCGTCTTCAATTCCAATATTTACAAATGAGTTTCTCGAGCATAATAAAGCGAAAGAGACAGAGTTACAccaattgaataaaaacaataccgAACTGGAGCAGCAGAATGCTATTCTTGAAACGCATGCGACAAACTTGCGCAATGCCATTACAAAATTGGACGACGAAACTAAATCGCTGTCAAACAAAAACGAAGACGTACAAGAAAATCTGAATAAACTCAGAAAACATTTGGTCAACACTTTTTCCACAGGGGTACCGGCAACACTAGGCACACCTAATATGGAGAATATTGACGACTACATAAGTGATGTATGCGGATTCCTGCAACGTAGTCTGTATAACGACAATGAGACCGCTGCCAGTATTCACAAAGTTATGTCAAACTTGGATCCAGGGATATTGGAATTAATCTCAACtgtttctaaataa
- the LOC101242837 gene encoding S-adenosylmethionine mitochondrial carrier protein-like: MVNEWMTALASGAVAGFCVDVTLFPVDTVKTRLQSSQGFIKAGGFKRIYSGIGPAALGSAPGAAVFFTAYDTTRNLLKKPDRSFGHNLAVDMTAASVGEVVACLIRVPVEVIKQRSQVTKNANSFRIFLSCIRTEGVRGMYRGYRSTVVREIPFSLIQFPLWEFLKVTVAKYRGKESPDAIESAVCGFFSGGIAAAVTTPLDVAKTRIILAQTNDSAAAGNILPVLREVWSTGGARALFAGVLPRVVWISVGGFVFLGMYDTTKSLLNGL, from the coding sequence ATGGTAAACGAATGGATGACCGCGCTGGCCAGCGGAGCTGTAGCTGGATTTTGCGTCGACGTCACCTTATTCCCCGTCGACACAGTAAAAACTCGGTTACAGAGTTCACAAGGATTTATAAAAGCTGGCGGTTTTAAACGAATTTACTCCGGCATTGGACCAGCAGCTCTAGGCTCCGCGCCAGGGGCCGCTGTGTTTTTCACGGCGTATGATACGACTCGTAATTTACTGAAGAAACCAGATCGCTCTTTTGGTCATAACTTGGCAGTTGACATGACCGCTGCTTCAGTTGGCGAGGTCGTTGCGTGTTTGATCCGTGTACCGGTTGAAGTTATCAAACAACGAAGTCAGGTGACAAAAAATGCGAACAGTTTTCGTATCTTTCTATCCTGTATTAGAACAGAGGGCGTACGCGGTATGTATCGTGGTTACCGAAGTACTGTTGTGAGAGAAATACCGTTTTCACTGATACAATTTCCACTGTGGGAGTTTCTAAAAGTAACAGTCGCGAAGTACCGGGGAAAAGAATCCCCCGACGCGATCGAAAGCGCAGTTTGTGGATTCTTTTCCGGTGGAATTGCAGCTGCAGTGACTACGCCATTGGACGTGGCGAAAACGCGAATTATTCTGGCCCAAACAAATGATTCTGCCGCCGCCGGAAATATTTTACCCGTCCTAAGAGAAGTGTGGTCGACGGGGGGCGCCCGTGCACTATTTGCTGGTGTTCTGCCCCGAGTTGTGTGGATATCAGTCGGCGGTTTCGTATTTTTAGGGATGTATGACACAACAAAGTCATTGTTAAATGGGCTATGA
- the LOC101242851 gene encoding 2-oxoglutarate and iron-dependent oxygenase domain-containing protein 3-like: MKKKSLSAKNKVSEKGSEDTKYGYVWKMLFGIFLSWVGFYFGNSFRNTVFAPSNIEIQSKCQNVTCSSDYKNYPIFDGCTPKTNCRRCVKDGLVSQEEIVSLMRLLQNGMKHGGSSGGASILDLHTGALSKGQQFINIYKSLESTELSETFPNSDMQVYRKVKNKILAAIANEFGLDPKKLHLTNPTFFSRMTTTPAKTQHDEYWHYHIDKIQYGSFDYTSLLYLADYGSDFKGGQFVFDKTTNNNEEVVIEPRNGRVSFFTSGSENPHHVQKVVEGVRYAVTISFTCDPSKAITDPLV; the protein is encoded by the coding sequence atgaaaaaaaaatcgttgtctgcaaaaaataaagtttctgAAAAGGGATCAGAAGACACCAAATATGGGTATGTTTGGAAAATGTTATTTGGCATATTTTTGAGTTGGGTTGGTTTTTACTTTGGCAACAGCTTTCGAAACACTGTATTTGCACCAagtaacatagaaatacaatCCAAATGCCAAAATGTGACTTGTTCTAGTGATTATAAAAACTACCCCATTTTTGATGGATGCACGCCTAAAACAAACTGCCGAAGGTGTGTAAAGGATGGGCTGGTGTCACAAGAAGAAATTGTTTCTTTGATGCGTTTGCTCCAAAACGGAATGAAACATGGGGGCTCAAGTGGCGGCGCATCAATTCTTGATTTACACACTGGAGCGTTGTCTAAAGGGCAGCAGTTTATCAACATTTACAAAAGTTTAGAGTCAACTGAATTGAGCGAAACCTTCCCAAATTCTGATATGCAGGTTTATCGCAAAGTGAAGAATAAAATTCTCGCTGCAATCGCAAATGAATTCGGTTTAGACCCGAAAAAGCTGCATTTAACCAACCCCACCTTTTTCTCAAGAATGACAACAACACCAGCTAAAACACAGCATGATGAATATTGGCATTACCATATTGATAAGATACAATATGGTTCATTTGACTACACTTCATTACTCTATCTAGCAGACTATGGAAGTGATTTTAAAGGCGGGCagtttgtttttgataaaactaCAAACAACAATGAAGAAGTGGTAATTGAGCCAAGAAATGGGCGCGTATCTTTTTTTACATCGGGCTCAGAAAATCCCCATCATGTCCAGAAGGTTGTAGAAGGCGTGCGGTATGCTGTGACCATTTCGTTTACTTGTGATCCTAGTAAGGCCATCACAGATCCATTAGTTTAG
- the LOC108950590 gene encoding uncharacterized protein LOC108950590, translating to MSTEQGINKLDERREPSLTSLPSSYGGYIPVPTAAAKVPGIQCTVTEVPCNETMYPQDSTNCARTNLPPRPNKQRKSYEDMKGLPSHTTHPTHTVHRYSKQRQGKTSSDHQDNAMEQKMLVNTGKTVLPAVSSPVHDSVERAHNSLLELSHIIRPHEGAVVAARVKSKSSIEKDENLASDDEEMIQVGAENFFEEVITAAGFSDPPGAERIGHGCGGVDSGVPASSVQCEERKVEVKVSEIPIPRPRQDGVTYRRKIKKKKMRKQNFAPVEEKYRCTDVSRKRQIKGSSQSGESEPTCQSVEVLYSNFPSNITVADSYAGSEYDTGLNKAASDGCLLVNNHNEEIQSVQVPYPSALSSDKASHNTLEGLYSQFANCHNAVEEKKQSKRFSITSDDLEDIFADFADRKRFYKSEENEEETRIAPEEEDGFDVLDGRVVEPIIVPKLQSLLDEKKTLFVSRSVQTLDGTLGDRKKKEERRISTLSPPSISDFMKRTGNWKTVLTAVETQTEEPGKKNIADPLSPDLYEYQNSTNPYSSHFETCLELPDLTTEVGNQYDGDNTSVQSINLTTVTRATSVEERIPERKFGRAVIPASRMQPIESTIHDRQQLLGVLSPRYSRKSVPNPTELYRSQSARESQSNEINFRSEFVVEEKSAPSTPIRVKTDENGLNVTPSRWSFHHKLSLFEDNEGKNERKFPTFKAVVKKRVKKSKLERYIQDEFPGSENDRDAGEDGSEEVGDEVKKSSSEDGKLKSQMFTTADENGVNSLNKTPANPSALVRIRNEKGVKTSTPVVQKGLVLNQVGKKVGNGLESLNESYAPKIGQNLENLDENLSLESQNNACKDSNADKAGQSSFNNSSLLQMSGIPRCQGLPDVSTESNATFAEVRSEYNITTVVTEHYQTADNQQINQNLLDSKCSNSSSVLSSSEESELDEHACSELRRGISELSTALASDVLRSQMNDEIIKTPSFCSSESCEMSGISYDDEDSVSKEKKRPLFLAVKTADSAPSNMLSRSVDTSVWMESQGSVCVKPPDVSREDTSSVDESGSPCSVETSESENVVNGVQDLPEDFSSEEK from the exons ATGTCCACAGAACAAG GAATAAACAAGTTGGATGAACGTAGAGAACCCTCTTTAACTTCTCTACCATCGTCATATGGAGGTTATATACCTGTTCCTACTGCTGCTGCTAAAGTACCAGGCATCCAATGCACTGTTACAG AAGTGCCGTGTAATGAAACAATGTATCCCCAGGATTCTACAAACTGTGCCAG AACAAATTTACCCCCTCGACCAAACAAGCAAAGAAAAAGTTACGAAGATATGAAAG GTTTGCCAAGCCATACCACCCACCCTACACACACTGTACATAGATATAGCAAACAAAGACAAGGGAAAACAAGTAGTGATCACCAAG ATAACGCAATGGAACAGAAAATGTTGGTCAACACTGGGaaaacagtgttgccagctgtTTCTTCACCTGTACATGATTCGGTTGAGCGAGCACACAACTCCCTGCTCGAGTTGTCGCACATTATACGACCACATGAGGGAGCTGTTGTAGCGGCAAGAGTGAAGAGTAAATCCTCGATCGAGAAAGATGAAAATCTCGCATCCGATGACGAGGAGATGATCCAGGTCGGAGCCGAGAATTTCTTCGAGGAAGTGATCACCGCAGCTGGCTTCTCCGATCCTCCAGGAGCTGAGAGGATCGGGCATGGATGCGGGGGGGTGGATAGTGGTGTTCCCGCATCTTCTGTGCAGTGTGAGGAGCGGAAAGTAGAAGTTAAAGTCAGTGAGATCCCGATCCCGAGACCAAGGCAGGATGGAGTTACTTATCggaggaaaataaaaaagaagaaaatgagGAAACAGAATTTTGCTCCGGTTGAGGAAAAATATCGATGTACAGATGTTTCAAGGAAAAGACAGATTAAAGGATCTTCGCAGAGTGGGGAGTCTGAACCTACGTGCCAGAGTGTAGAAGTTTTATACAGCAACTTTCCAAGTAATATAACAGTAGCTGATTCTTATGCGGGGTCTGAATATGATACAGGATTGAACAAAGCTGCTTCAGATGGCTGTTTGCTTGTCAATAATCATAATGAAGAAATACAAAGCGTTCAAGTCCCTTACCCATCTGCTTTGTCGTCAGATAAGGCCTCACATAACACTTTAGAAGGATTGTATTCACAGTTTGCGAACTGCCACAATGCAGTTGAGGAAAAAAAGCAAAGCAAAAGGTTCAGTATTACTAGTGACGATTTGGAAGATATTTTCGCTGATTTTGCCGATAGGAAAAGATTTTATAAATCGGAAGAAAATGAGGAGGAAACGAGAATTGCTCCGGAGGAGGAAGATGGTTTTGATGTTTTGGATGGTCGCGTTGTGGAGCCGATTATTGTTCCGAAGTTACAATCTCTTCTGGATGAGAAGAAGACACTTTTTGTAAGTCGCTCCGTGCAGACTTTAGATGGAACGCTGGGGGATCGGAAGAAGAAAGAAGAGCGAAGGATTTCTACTCTCTCCCCTCCATCTATCTCAGACTTCATGAAGAGAACTGGGAACTGGAAGACGGTCCTCACAGCAGTTGAAACACAAACTGAAGAACCAGGGAAGAAGAACATCGCTGATCCCTTGTCTCCGGACTTATATGAATATCAAAACTCAACTAATCCTTACTCCTCACACTTCGAAACCTGTCTTGAGCTCCCGGACCTAACAACGGAGGTTGGGAACCAATATGATGGCGATAACACTTCAGTTCAATCTATCAACTTGACTACAGTAACGAGAGCTACATCGGTGGAGGAAAGAATCCCGGAGCGAAAATTTGGTCGCGCTGTTATACCAGCAAGTCGCATGCAGCCAATTGAGTCAACAATACATGATAGACAGCAGTTGCTCGGAGTTCTTTCGCCGAGATATTCAAGAAAATCTGTTCCCAATCCTACAGAACTTTACAGATCACAAAGTGCAAGAGAATCGCAGTCGAATGAAATTAATTTTCGCTCTGAGTTTGTTGTGGAGGAAAAAAGTGCGCCTTCTACTCCAATTCGTGTGAAGACAGATGAAAATGGACTGAACGTAACGCCAAGCAGGTGGTCGTTTCATCATAAACTCTCATTGTTTGAGGACAATGAGGGAAAAAATGAGAGAAAATTTCCAACATTTAAAGCGGTCGTGAAAAAGAGAGTGAAAAAGTCGAAACTTGAAAGGTACATCCAGGATGAGTTTCCGGGATCAGAAAATGATCGGGatgcgggggaagatgggagtgAAGAAGTGGGTGATGAAGTAAAGAAATCATCTTCTGAGGATGGGAAGTTAAAATCTCAAATGTTCACAACAGCTGATGAAAATGGTGTCAATTCATTGAATAAAACTCCAGCAAACCCATCAGCATTGGTGAGGATAAGGAATGAAAAAGGAGTCAAAACCTCAACCCCTGTGGTTCAAAAAGGTCTCGTTTTAAACCAGGTTGGAAAAAAAGTTGGTAATGGGTTGGAAAGTTTGAATGAAAGTTATGCTCCGAAAATCGGtcaaaatttagaaaatttgGATGAAAATTTATCCCTTGAAAGCCAGAATAATGCTTGTAAAGATAGCAATGCAGACAAAGCAGGGCAGAGTTCGTTTAATAATTCATCCCTGCTTCAAATGAGTGGAATACCAAGGTGTCAGGGTTTGCCTGATGTTAGTACTGAATCTAACGCAACTTTCGCTGAAGTGAGGTCTGAATATAACATCACTACAGTAGTAACGGAGCATTATCAAACGGCTGATAATCAACAAATTAACCAGAACTTACTGGATTCAAAATGTAGCAACTCAAGCAGCGTGTTGAGTAGTAGTGAGGAAAGTGAGTTGGATGAGCACGCATGTTCGGAGTTAAGAAGAGGAATTAGTGAATTGTCAACGGCGTTGGCGTCAGATGTTCTCAGGTCTCAAATGAAcgatgaaataataaaaactccGTCATTTTGCTCGAGCGAAAGTTGTGAAATGTCCGGAATTTCTTACGATGATGAAGACAGTGTTTCTAAGGAGAAAAAACGACCACTGTTTCTTGCTGTTAAAACTGCTGACTCGGCACCATCAAATATGTTGAGTCGCTCTGTAGATACAAGTGTTTGGATGGAGTCGCAGGGATCCGTTTGCGTTAAACCACCAGATGTCAGTAGAGAGGATACATCTTCTGTTGATGAAAGTGGATCTCCGTGTTCTGTAGAAACATCAGAAAGTGAAAACGTGGTAAATG gaGTACAAGACTTACCTGAAGACTTTTCAAgtgaagaaaaataa
- the LOC100183846 gene encoding ras-related protein Rab-35, which produces MAREYDHLFKLLIIGDSGVGKSSLLLRFADNTFSGSYITTIGVDFKIRTIEIGGEKVKLQIWDTAGQERFRTITSTYYRGTHGVIVVYDVQSAESFVNVKRWLHEIEQNCDSVNRILVGNKDDCAEKKVVETADAKKFSDQINITLFETSAKENKNIEEMFTEITRQVLRTKQNSQNQSGAGQPDGLKLRDKRNKPKKSSGCC; this is translated from the exons ATGGCCAGAGAGTATGACCATCTGTTCAAGCTGCTCATAATTGGGGACAGTG GAGTCGGCAAAAGTAGTTTGCTTCTAAGATTTGCTGACAATACGTTTTCCG GAAGTTACATAACAACCATTGGTGTGGACTTCAAAATACGAACAATCGAAATTGGCGGCGAGAAAGTAAAGCTACAAATCTGGGACACGGCGGGTCAGGAGAGGTTCCGTACAATAACCTCAAC TTACTACAGAGGCACGCATGGTGTGATAGTGGTGTATGACGTACAAAGTGCTGAGTCTTTTGTCAACGTTAAACGATGGTTGCATGAAATTGAACAAAACTGCGACAGTGTAAACAGGATTCTTG TTGGAAATAAAGACGACTGCGCGGAAAAGAAAGTCGTCGAAACTGCGGATGCTAAAAAGTTTTCCGATCAAATAAACATTACTTTGTTTGAAACAAGTGCCAAAGAAAATAAGAATATTGAAGAG ATGTTCACTGAGATTACAAGACAAGTCCTGCGTACGAAGCAAAACTCACAAAACCAGTCCGGAGCCGGCCAGCCCGACGGACTCAAACTTCGagataaaagaaataaaccaAAGAAGTCGAGCGGATGTTGTTGA